One window of Nicotiana tomentosiformis chromosome 11, ASM39032v3, whole genome shotgun sequence genomic DNA carries:
- the LOC104113179 gene encoding ATP synthase subunit d, mitochondrial — MSGVGKKIADVTFKAGRTIDWEGMAKLLVTDEARKEFSNLRRAFDDVNSQLQTKFSQEPEPINWEYYRKGIGSRLVDMYKEAYESIEIPKFEDTVTPQYKPKFDALLVELKEAEQKSLKESERLEKEVAEVQELKKKLSTMTAEEYFEKHPELKKKFDDEIRNDYWGY; from the exons ATGAGCGGAGTGGGGAAGAAGATCGCCGACGTTACATTCAAGGCCGGTAGGACTATTGATTGGGAAGGAATGGCGAAGCTTCTGGTCACCGATGAAGCTCGCAAGGAGTTCTCTAACCTCCGCCGTGCCTTCGATGATGTCAACTCTCAACTCCAGACCAAGTTCAGCCAG GAGCCTGAGCCCATAAACTGGGAATATTACAGGAAAGGAATTGGTTCTCGCTTGGTAGACATGTACAAAGAGGCCTATGAAA GCATTGAGATCCCCAAGTTTGAGGACACAGTTACTCCTCAATACAAACCCAAGTTTGATGCCTTG TTGGTGGAACTGAAAGAAGCCGAGCAGAAATCTCTCAAGGAATCTGAAAGATTAGAAAAGGAAGTTGCTGAAGTCCAAGAGTTGAAG AAAAAACTCAGTACCATGACAGCAGAAGAATACTTTGAGAAGCATCCTGAGTTAAAGAAGAAATTCGATGATGAAATTCGAAACGATTACTGGGGCTACTAA